TCGGGAATCGTTTCCGGATCATTGGTGATGTCTCGGGAGCGGAGGTGGCTGACCCCAGCCTGGAGCAGGTCCAGGCGCTCGTCGATCAGCGCTTGGGATCGGGCTTCCGCGCCCACGATCCGATCTGGTTGAGCCATTTCCGCATCAACGAGCGCAAGGTCGACCGCTACAGCGTCGGCCGGGTCTTTTTGGCGGGGGACGCGGCCCACATCCACAGTCCAGCGGGGGGCCAGGGGATGAACACCGGCATGCAGGACGCCTTCAACCTCGCCTGGAAGTTGGCCCTGGTGCTTCAGGGCAAGGCGGGGTCGCAGCTCCTGGAGACCTATTCGCCCGAACGCAGTGGCATCGGTGATCAGGTGCTGCGCAATGCCGGGGTCCTGACCCGGGTGGCGCTGCTGCGCCAGCCCCTCCTGCGTCGCCTCCGGAATTTGGTCTTCTCGAATTTGGGCCGCAGCCGCCGGCTGCAGCGGCGCCTCGTGGAGCAGCTCTGTGAAACCGATCTGCATTACCGGGGCAGCGCCCTTTCTCCGGTTTTGGTGCGTTCCGGAGCGGGACTGGCGCCTGGGGATCGCACCCCTGATCTGGCGTGCTGTGCTCCCAGCGGGAAGACCCGCTTGCACGCACTGCTCAGGAGCGGTCGCTTGGTGCTGTTGTCCGTGGGCGATCCTTGGCCGGCGCTTGATTGGTCCCTGGTGGGCGATGGGTTGGTGTCAGCCGTAGCGGCTCCCCAGCCCGGCTATCGGGCGGGCTGGACCTATCTGATTCGTCCGGATGCCTACCTCTGCAGCTGCGCCCCCAGCGCGGAGCAGGAGCGCCTGCTGGCGGCCTGGGAGGCGTGGCGTTGAGGGGTTGTTCGAT
This DNA window, taken from Synechococcus sp. LTW-R, encodes the following:
- a CDS encoding FAD-dependent monooxygenase; the encoded protein is MSQPVLVVGAGPVGLTLALALRQQAIAVRLVDRAPQPSDRSKALVIWPRTLELLDLHGCVQPFLEAGLQGHGARIQAGQRLLVALAFSRVQSPFPYALMIPQNRTEAVLTQLLAERGVQVERELELSDFAETESGVRAELTRADGSKETMQCSYLLGCDGAHSAVRHRLGLAYSGETLESNWVLADVKLDGPAAADQVAVVWNPDGILALFPIVGNRFRIIGDVSGAEVADPSLEQVQALVDQRLGSGFRAHDPIWLSHFRINERKVDRYSVGRVFLAGDAAHIHSPAGGQGMNTGMQDAFNLAWKLALVLQGKAGSQLLETYSPERSGIGDQVLRNAGVLTRVALLRQPLLRRLRNLVFSNLGRSRRLQRRLVEQLCETDLHYRGSALSPVLVRSGAGLAPGDRTPDLACCAPSGKTRLHALLRSGRLVLLSVGDPWPALDWSLVGDGLVSAVAAPQPGYRAGWTYLIRPDAYLCSCAPSAEQERLLAAWEAWR